The stretch of DNA CTAATGGTATCCTCAAAGATGTAAAAATAACGCTTATAATCGAAGGAAGTTTAGGTTTTCCTATTCCACTAAAAGCTCCATTCGTTACTATTTCATAGCACATAAACAGTTGTGATACACCTATTATTTTCATATAATCAACTGCTATTTTTATAGTTTCAGGCTTTTGAACAAATATTTTTACTATTGTTTCTGGAATTATAAGAAACATTACTGTTGTAAAAATTCCAATTAAAGTAGCCATAGACATAGCTGTTTTATATCCCTCTTTTATTCTATCTTTCAAACCTGCTCCATAATTTTGACCTATTACACTTCCTATTGCCCCTTGAAGACCAGCAATAGTCATAAAAGTTATCGATTCTATTTGAAGCCCTATTTTTTGAGCTGCTATTGCATCAGCTCCCCATCTCGAAATTATCTTTGCCATAACTATTCCAAAAATAGTAAACAACACTCTTTGGATTGCAATAGGGGATCCTAATCTTATCATCTCTTTCATTGCTTCATAATTTTTTGAAATATAACTATCAACTTTGAAATACTCTTTAGATTTTTTCACAAATAAAATTGTGTTTACTCCTTCAGCTAAAATCGTTGCAAGAGCTGCTCCAAAAACTCCCCAATCAAAAATAAATATGAATATCGGATCTAATATTATATTCAAAGCTACTCCAACACTATTTATTTTAAATGGAATTTTGCTCTCCCCATAACTATTTAAAATTCTTGAATATAGGAAGTTAAAAAACTTAAATATCAACCCTATTCCTGTAACAACCAAATAAACTTGTGCCATCCTCTCTACATCAGATGACAGATTAAAAAATTTTACTAGATCTTTTGAAAAAATTACAATTATACTTATAATGCTCAAGGCCAT from Cetobacterium sp. ZOR0034 encodes:
- a CDS encoding MATE family efflux transporter, encoding MKKTDLTKGDIRKILLSLAIPIMGSSFLQMIYGLVDMYWVGKIGSDAVAAVGTASFFVNLGYAINAMIVVGAGIKLSHAIGAKDLEKTKEYIVAAYTINFLMALSIISIIVIFSKDLVKFFNLSSDVERMAQVYLVVTGIGLIFKFFNFLYSRILNSYGESKIPFKINSVGVALNIILDPIFIFIFDWGVFGAALATILAEGVNTILFVKKSKEYFKVDSYISKNYEAMKEMIRLGSPIAIQRVLFTIFGIVMAKIISRWGADAIAAQKIGLQIESITFMTIAGLQGAIGSVIGQNYGAGLKDRIKEGYKTAMSMATLIGIFTTVMFLIIPETIVKIFVQKPETIKIAVDYMKIIGVSQLFMCYEIVTNGAFSGIGKPKLPSIISVIFTSLRIPLAFFLSREEYLGLNGVWISIALSSIVKGVVSPLVFRKNLK